The genomic DNA ACGGAAACATATCGATGGAGCGAGAGGCACTCAAGGCGAATATGCTCGCGACTGCACAGGCTGCACACAACTCCGGGGGAACGGTCATTGCACAGGTTGAGCGTGTAACCGAAGCGGGGACGCTCTCCCCGCGTGAGGTGGATCTCCCGGGTGTTCTCGTGGATACAGTCGTTGACGCTCCGCCGTCCCACCACCGCCAGACGTATGGCGAAGACTACAGTGGTGCACTGAGTGGTGAAATTCGAGTCCCCGAGAGGGACAACGCTGAGAATCGGCCAGCACTCACTGAACGGAAGGTCATCGCACGCCGTGCGGCAATGGAACTGGTTCCGGATGCTGTTGTCAACCTCGGGGTCGGGGTCCCGGAACTGGTCCCGATGGTCGCGACCGAGGGTGGCGTCGGCGATGAGATCACACAAACCGTCGAAGCAGGCCCTATCGGCGGGTCACCGTCGGGTGGTGTCAACTTCGGGACGGCTGTCGACCACGACGCACTCGTCACTTCGCCTGAACAGTTCGACTTCTACGATGGGGGTGGGTTGGATATTGGGTTCCTCGGGATGGCACAGATCGATGCCGCTGGCAACGTCAATGTCAGCCGCTTCGGTGCTGACATCCCCGGCTGTGGAGGGTTCATCAATATCACACAGAACGCTGAACAGGTGGTTTTCTGTGGTACGCTCACGGTGGGTGGCCTCGACGTTGCTGTTGACGATGGCGAGATAGACATCCGAAGTGAGGGAACGCACCGCAAATTCGTCAAGCAGGTCGAGCAGACGACATTCAGTGGCGAGTACGCTGTTGAAATCGATCAGCCGATTACGTACGTCACCGAGCGGGCAGTCTTCGAACTCACCGACTCGGGGCTTGTGTTGGTTGAAATCGCCCCGGGAATCGACATCGAGACGGAGGTACTCGGAGAGATGGGATTTGATCCGGTCGTCGCCGATGACGTCTCAGAGATGCCTCAGGCGCTGTTCGAGGGATCGCCGTTTGCCCTTCGCAGCTACGTCGAGTAAGGCGTTGCTCCGGGTTGAGACGGGCATACAGGGGCGAAGCGAACGAGCGTCCGAGTTCGGATGAAAGTTCGAATCGTAGATGGCGGCTAAATGCACTACCTTCTGGTGCCCCTGATAGCCATATGAAGATCAGGGGTTTTGGACAGGGGTTCAGGAAGGAGTACCTTCTGGACACCTTCTGTCTATTAGATTCGCTTTTCTGTAGTACAGCGGAACCGCGAGATGACGAGCGATCCATCTCCTTGAATAGCCCGCATTCGTGAGGTAGCGGCTGTTTCTCACTCTAGCGCGTCCATTGTTAACATGCCATTCCGCCAGTCTACACAAGAGCGATTAGATTGAAGGTGAGATGCCCTGTTGAACGCAAGACGGCGTCGGGGTGGGGTTGGCGACCCACTACTTCACAGTCTGAGACACGCGATTCTCCACTCGGAAGATGCAGTAGCTGTCAATGGTGACCACCAGCGGACGATCAGAATTATGGCATCTTCGAACCTCTCTCGGGTGACGACGGTGACGCCTCTGACCAATACGCTGGAGAAAGAGAGCAGGCGGCGAGCCCTAACTCGCCGCCTGCGACAGGTTATGCACGATGCACTTCCGGGTGAGCTCGCGGAACTGGCCGTGCCAGCTCCGCGAGCGTAGCTTCTCACCGTCGTCTTCCTTCAGTAGCGAGAAGCCGGTCTCGCTCATCCACCGCTGGTGGTAGTCGTCGGCGTCCATCCGCGCGTTGTGTGCCTTCTTCAGCGGCGTGTGCTCCTTGTGCTTGATGAGCGGGCGCGTCGACTCACCGCGACATTCTTCGCGGAGATCGCTCCACGAGTAGTTCACGTCTGCGGCCAAAATCCGCAGGTCTTCCGCGTTCTGGCGGAAGACCTGCATTCCGATGTGGCCGTCCCAGCTCTTTCGCGTCGTGCAGTGGACGTCCCTGATCGCCAGCGAATTCATATCGATCAAGGTCGTCGTCTTCAGCGACTGGAACGAGTAATCCGCACGATTGCGGTAGTGGTGGCTGGTCTGATCGCGCTGGAAGCCACTGGCGTCGATAGCTGCCTCACCACTCCAGCCGGCCTGCTCCGCACTTCGGCGGAGCAGGCGGCGTAATTCGCGCATCTGGAACTGCTGTTCCCAGCGACAGAACGAGCTGTAGTGCGGTGCTCGTTC from Halococcus salifodinae DSM 8989 includes the following:
- a CDS encoding acyl CoA:acetate/3-ketoacid CoA transferase, producing the protein MDIVCSVDKAVEQVDTGDTVGVGGFVAVGLPEYLLEALGTRYSKVGSPGDLTLYHPAAEGDRQGRGVSHLARDGMLERVIGSHWGFVPQLMERIAAGDVEAYNLPFGAMDHLLRDTAAGKPGTITNVGLRTFVDPRQDGGKVNAATTEDLVEVMELGGEEYLFYHSIPLDVALVRGTTADENGNISMEREALKANMLATAQAAHNSGGTVIAQVERVTEAGTLSPREVDLPGVLVDTVVDAPPSHHRQTYGEDYSGALSGEIRVPERDNAENRPALTERKVIARRAAMELVPDAVVNLGVGVPELVPMVATEGGVGDEITQTVEAGPIGGSPSGGVNFGTAVDHDALVTSPEQFDFYDGGGLDIGFLGMAQIDAAGNVNVSRFGADIPGCGGFINITQNAEQVVFCGTLTVGGLDVAVDDGEIDIRSEGTHRKFVKQVEQTTFSGEYAVEIDQPITYVTERAVFELTDSGLVLVEIAPGIDIETEVLGEMGFDPVVADDVSEMPQALFEGSPFALRSYVE
- a CDS encoding IS5 family transposase — its product is MPYGDSTQPSKRPLARQCKTLAKQHVDDPDVPAAPNGDSGYAEWVQIALILMRVELDKSLRETEAWFNDSTVILDELGLERAPHYSSFCRWEQQFQMRELRRLLRRSAEQAGWSGEAAIDASGFQRDQTSHHYRNRADYSFQSLKTTTLIDMNSLAIRDVHCTTRKSWDGHIGMQVFRQNAEDLRILAADVNYSWSDLREECRGESTRPLIKHKEHTPLKKAHNARMDADDYHQRWMSETGFSLLKEDDGEKLRSRSWHGQFRELTRKCIVHNLSQAAS